A stretch of Aureispira sp. CCB-E DNA encodes these proteins:
- a CDS encoding NADase-type glycan-binding domain-containing protein, translating into MNFKLLSTTFLGCFFFVHVQAQLPVVKAKGGDGVEIDWRSVQEAEDADEKNPGFFYNDCAQGVTPIHASSTLKGQGSKNYNIGNLSDDNPMTAWVEGVQGYGIGESFEVKAITVNVIYNGYQSSPQNWRYNSRVKRFKVHRHGEPICYLDLTDEMGAQHFELPHHINWETKENFKFEIVDVYKGEKWEDVCISHIDHVACCFAPTTQISLANNTTKMVEGLTVGTTLLAIDLETSQTFESAVELTTNQRHLSLLDVKTASYQISITPDHPLYIKGQGFVSLAKLRNQKNKQTWKALSQTEVQVMVFDEKTGKTSFERIESIQKIEGDFKTYTILSISKGSTYVANGFVNKVY; encoded by the coding sequence TGCTTCTTTTTTGTTCATGTTCAGGCGCAGCTGCCTGTTGTAAAAGCCAAAGGAGGAGATGGCGTAGAAATAGATTGGCGATCGGTGCAAGAAGCGGAAGATGCCGATGAGAAAAATCCTGGTTTCTTTTACAACGATTGTGCGCAAGGTGTAACACCAATACATGCTTCATCCACGCTAAAAGGGCAAGGTTCTAAAAATTATAACATAGGAAACTTGTCAGACGATAATCCAATGACAGCTTGGGTAGAAGGGGTACAAGGGTATGGTATTGGTGAATCTTTTGAGGTCAAAGCAATTACTGTGAATGTGATTTACAACGGTTATCAGTCTAGTCCTCAAAACTGGAGATACAATTCAAGGGTAAAGCGGTTTAAGGTGCATCGACATGGTGAGCCAATTTGTTACTTGGATTTGACCGATGAAATGGGAGCACAGCATTTTGAATTACCACATCACATCAACTGGGAAACAAAAGAGAATTTTAAATTTGAAATAGTAGACGTATACAAAGGAGAAAAGTGGGAAGATGTTTGTATTTCTCATATCGATCATGTTGCTTGTTGTTTTGCACCAACTACTCAAATTAGTCTAGCAAATAACACAACAAAAATGGTAGAAGGATTGACTGTCGGGACTACATTGTTGGCCATTGATTTGGAGACATCTCAAACATTCGAATCTGCAGTAGAATTGACAACCAATCAACGTCATTTGAGTTTATTGGATGTAAAAACGGCTTCCTATCAAATTTCAATTACTCCTGATCATCCTTTATATATCAAAGGACAGGGATTTGTGTCGTTGGCAAAATTAAGAAACCAAAAAAATAAGCAAACTTGGAAGGCATTGTCCCAAACAGAGGTGCAAGTCATGGTTTTTGATGAAAAAACTGGCAAGACAAGTTTTGAGCGTATAGAGTCTATTCAAAAAATAGAGGGTGACTTTAAAACTTATACCATTCTTTCTATTTCCAAAGGATCAACCTATGTTGCCAACGGGTTTGTCAACAAAGTATATTGA
- a CDS encoding S9 family peptidase: protein MKKKYLVLCLTAFLGSIQAQKNLTPQQLLELNRVSAVGLTNDKTAVVYRSSQYNVAGNSKTTKYYLQPIKGGEKKTISDYSNLVKDGHVSPDGQLKITAENVKIERVTGTDYYPTLENSNVRIYESLQYRHWDTWEDGEYSHLFVENIKGRMMDRVDIMKGEPYDCPTMPFGGGEDYLWSPDGKKVLYVTKKLHGTAYTQSTNTDIYAYDIATQKTENLTGYNNGYDMAPAFSSKGLLGWLQMKRDGYESDKNDIIIRYKEGGKKGDINLTKDWDGTVNSFLWSNEGDKIYFTAPVGGTVHLFELAVPTSYEAKVTAPKQITKGQFDVHGIVGHNGATMVVARRDMNHATELYTVDITTGEMKQLTHENDAIYEGINKSNVVKRMVKTTDGKEMVTWVIYPPNFDKNKKYPTLLYCQGGPQGALSQFYSFRWNFQLMAAQGYIVVAPNRRGMPGYGVEWNEQISGDYGGQNMKDYLAAIDAVAEEPYVDKNRLGCVGASYGGYSCFYLAGIHEKRFKTFIAHDGIFNWKSMYGTTEEMFFVNWDMGGHYWDKNNKVAQRSFNEFNPIEHVQKWDTPILIIQGGKDFRVPIGQGLEAFNAAQMRGIKSKLLYFPEENHWVLSVQNALIWQTEFFKWLEETLTVDK, encoded by the coding sequence ATGAAAAAAAAATATCTAGTACTTTGTTTGACTGCTTTTTTAGGAAGTATACAAGCGCAAAAAAACTTAACCCCGCAACAATTATTGGAACTAAATAGAGTGTCAGCAGTAGGGTTGACCAATGACAAAACAGCTGTTGTCTATCGTTCTTCTCAATATAATGTAGCAGGTAATTCCAAAACAACAAAGTATTATTTGCAACCGATTAAAGGTGGAGAGAAAAAAACAATTAGTGATTACTCCAACTTGGTAAAAGACGGACACGTGTCTCCAGATGGTCAATTGAAAATTACAGCCGAAAATGTTAAAATAGAGCGTGTTACTGGAACGGATTATTATCCAACACTAGAAAATTCAAATGTGCGTATTTACGAAAGTTTACAGTATCGCCATTGGGACACTTGGGAAGATGGAGAATACAGCCACTTGTTTGTAGAGAACATAAAAGGGCGTATGATGGATCGAGTGGATATTATGAAAGGAGAACCTTACGATTGCCCTACCATGCCCTTTGGTGGTGGGGAAGACTATTTGTGGAGTCCTGATGGTAAGAAAGTATTGTATGTTACCAAAAAACTACATGGAACGGCATATACTCAGAGTACCAACACCGATATTTATGCCTATGATATAGCTACCCAAAAGACAGAAAATTTGACGGGTTATAATAATGGTTATGATATGGCACCTGCATTTTCTTCTAAGGGATTATTGGGTTGGTTGCAAATGAAACGAGATGGTTATGAGTCGGATAAAAATGATATTATTATTCGTTACAAAGAAGGGGGAAAAAAAGGCGATATCAATCTAACAAAAGATTGGGATGGTACGGTCAATAGTTTTTTGTGGAGTAATGAAGGTGACAAAATTTATTTTACAGCACCCGTAGGGGGAACCGTTCATTTGTTCGAATTGGCGGTGCCCACTTCTTATGAAGCTAAAGTAACAGCTCCGAAGCAAATTACAAAAGGGCAGTTTGATGTGCATGGAATTGTTGGACACAATGGTGCTACAATGGTGGTTGCTCGTAGAGACATGAACCATGCGACAGAGTTGTATACCGTAGATATTACCACTGGCGAAATGAAACAATTGACGCATGAGAATGATGCTATCTATGAGGGCATCAATAAGAGCAATGTGGTAAAACGAATGGTAAAAACGACGGATGGAAAAGAAATGGTTACATGGGTAATTTATCCTCCAAACTTTGATAAAAATAAAAAATATCCAACACTGTTATATTGCCAAGGAGGTCCACAAGGAGCGTTGAGCCAATTTTATTCGTTTCGTTGGAATTTTCAACTTATGGCAGCACAAGGTTATATTGTCGTAGCACCCAATCGCCGAGGAATGCCAGGATATGGGGTTGAATGGAACGAACAGATTAGTGGAGATTATGGCGGGCAAAATATGAAAGATTATTTGGCAGCCATTGATGCTGTTGCAGAAGAACCTTATGTTGATAAAAATAGATTGGGTTGTGTTGGGGCAAGTTATGGTGGCTATTCTTGTTTCTATTTGGCGGGTATTCATGAGAAGCGTTTCAAGACCTTTATTGCACACGATGGTATTTTTAATTGGAAATCAATGTATGGAACAACAGAGGAAATGTTTTTTGTCAATTGGGACATGGGAGGTCATTATTGGGACAAAAACAACAAGGTGGCACAACGTAGTTTTAATGAATTCAATCCTATTGAGCATGTTCAAAAATGGGATACTCCAATCCTAATCATCCAAGGAGGAAAGGATTTTAGAGTACCAATTGGGCAAGGTTTGGAAGCTTTTAATGCTGCTCAGATGCGAGGAATTAAGAGCAAATTGCTGTATTTCCCAGAAGAAAATCACTGGGTGCTTTCTGTGCAAAATGCTTTAATTTGGCAAACAGAATTTTTTAAATGGTTGGAAGAAACCTTAACGGTTGATAAATAA